The DNA segment GGGCCGCTTCCGGAAACTGGCCGCCCCCGTAGGCGGCTTCCGGCCCTCGCTCGACCCGGGCAAGTCCCTGCTGCGCCGGCCGGAGGCGTTGCTGTTCCTGGTGCCGATGGCCCTCGTGGCGGTGGCGATCCCGGCCCTGGTCGTCTTCGGCGCGTTCGTCGACGGGACCGGTCTCGGGAAGGCACCCACCCTCGCCGTCGGTGACTGCGTCCGCGACGACGGGGACGGGCAGGACGAGGACTGGGAGGTCGTGGACTGCGGTTCGGCCGACGCGGAGTACAAGGTGACCCGCAGGCTCGACACCTCGGAGGGCCACTGCGCCGGCGGCGACATGCTCGCCGGTCCCGAATACAGCCCGGACAAGGCGACGATCTCCTGCCTTTCCCCCGCCCGCTAGGACGCCGCGAGGCGCTCGGGGGACCACCCCACGCTCACCCCACGCCCGGCTCCCCGCCGGATCCGGCTCCGGCGTCCCGCCCCTCCGCTCGCCCCAGCAGCGCCAGGAAGTCCCGGAACGCGGCCGGCATGTCGACCGCCTCCGGGTCCAGGAGCCACTGGAGTTGGAGGCCGTCCATCACGGCGGCCATCAGGGGCGCCGCCCGTTGCGGGGTCAGGCCGCCGGGCAGGGTGTCGCCGCACTCGGCGTGCAGGATCTCGGCCATCGCGGCCCGTACCGCGCGGAAGCGGGCTTCGAAGAAGGCGCGGGCGGGGTGGTCCTCGGTGACGCTGTCGGCGGAGAGCACCGTGTAGGTCTGGACGATGCCGGGGCGGGTGGCGTTGTAGTCGACGATCTGGGCGAGGGCGTCGGTGCGCCAGGCGCCGGACGCCGCGACGGACCAGGCCAGGTCCCAGCGGTCGCGCGCCTCCAGCACCCCGACCAGCAGCAGTTCCTTCGTCGGGAAGTGGTGCAGCAGCCCCTGCTGGGTCAGGCCGGCGCGCTCGGCGACGGCGGCGAGTGAGGTACGGCGGTAGCCGCGTTCGGCGATGAGTTCCATGGCGGCCTGCAGGATGGCCTCGCGCCGCTCCGCGCTCCGGGCCTCCCGTCCGCCGCCGCCCCGCCGGCCGCCCGCCCCGCCGTCGTGGCGGGATCCGTCCTGGTCTGGTGCAGTCACCGGCCGAGCGTAACCCTCCCGTGGAGATCCCGTACGGCTGAAGTAACGGAAAGGTAACGACGCCTACCACCTGGCAGGTGGGGCGGCAAGAATCCCGGAAGGGGGCCCGCACGACCACTCATGGAGCACCGGAGAACCACATGACCGACGCCCAGCCCCACGATCGCGCCGATGCCGCATCCCACCACCGCGCTCCCGGCGACGCGCACGACTACACCGCAGTGGTGGAGCGGGCCCTCGCCGCGCTCGACCTCGACACCAAGGCCCGGCTGCTGTCCGGCCAGGACACCTGGACGCTCCCGGCCGTGCCCGCGATCGGGCTGCGCTCGCTGGTGATGTCGGACGGCCCGGTCGGGGTACGGGGCCGGGGATGGGACGCCGAGGACCCCTCGGTCGCGCTGCCCAGCCCCACCGCGCTGGCCGCCAC comes from the Streptomyces angustmyceticus genome and includes:
- a CDS encoding LppU/SCO3897 family protein codes for the protein MRGHQGLLFLMRFLSRGGMFCRSCGLATYREMSAKTLWQGWWSPLSVAITPLTLLMNLGPRGRFRKLAAPVGGFRPSLDPGKSLLRRPEALLFLVPMALVAVAIPALVVFGAFVDGTGLGKAPTLAVGDCVRDDGDGQDEDWEVVDCGSADAEYKVTRRLDTSEGHCAGGDMLAGPEYSPDKATISCLSPAR
- a CDS encoding TetR/AcrR family transcriptional regulator; the encoded protein is MTAPDQDGSRHDGGAGGRRGGGGREARSAERREAILQAAMELIAERGYRRTSLAAVAERAGLTQQGLLHHFPTKELLLVGVLEARDRWDLAWSVAASGAWRTDALAQIVDYNATRPGIVQTYTVLSADSVTEDHPARAFFEARFRAVRAAMAEILHAECGDTLPGGLTPQRAAPLMAAVMDGLQLQWLLDPEAVDMPAAFRDFLALLGRAEGRDAGAGSGGEPGVG